A window of Sphingomonas astaxanthinifaciens DSM 22298 genomic DNA:
TGATCCGGTCGGCCAGCTGCTCGATCTTCTTGCGGCTCTGCGCGTCGGGGATGACGATCGCGAATTCGTCGCCGCCGAGGCGCCCGACATGGCCGTCGCTCGCGACCTCGTCGCACAGCCGCTTGGCGACCGCCTGGAGGACGGCATCGCCCTTGGGGTGGCCAAAGGTGTCGTTGACCGGCTTGAACCCGTCGAGGTCGAGAAACATGATCGCGCAAGGCACGTTGCCGGCCGTCGCGGCGCGCAGCGCTTCGCCCAGGAGCTGGCGGACACGACCGCGATTGGGCAGCCCCGAGAGCACGTCGACATTCGCCAGGTGGGTCAGCCGCTCCTGCGTGTGGCGAACGTCGGTGATGTCGAGGCCGACCCCGCGGAAGCCCTCGAACCGCCCGGCGGTGTCGATGATCGGATCGCCCGACAGGGAGATCCAGCGATTGCCGCGCGCGGTCTTCAGCTCCATCTCGAGATTGGTGAAGGGCTGCTTGTCGAGCAGCACCCGGCCGAGATCGGCATGGCCGCCGAGGAGGGCAGGCAGCGAATGGCCGAGGATCTGGTTGGACGGGCGGCCGATCAGCGCGCCCATTCGGCTCGAGATGTAGGCGACGCGATTCTCGCCATCGACCTGCCACAGCCAGCCCACGCCGCGCTGCTCATATTCCTGCAGCAGCAGCGAGGCGCTCTCGGACTGCGAGCCCATGTCGGCATTGGTCTTGAGCTGCCCCGCCGCCCAGCGCGCGACGGTGAGCACGCCGACGATCGCCACGCCCAGCACGAACAGCATCGCCAGCAACTGCTGGAAGGAGACGGTCGACTGCATCAGCAGCAGCGCACCCGACAGGCCGGCGGTGAAGGCGCTCATCCAGGCGACCGCGCAGGCGAAGATCACGACGAGGCCGAGCCCCGCGATGCCGACACCGGCGATCAGCGTACCGGCGATGATCTGGCCGCCGCTGTCGAGCTGGGGGAAGAGATAGAGCGGAAGGCTGAGCCAGGCGGCCGCTCGGACCACCACGTCGGCGATCATCTGCCACTGAGGCACCGAATGGCCGGCGCGGCCGACGCAGGTGACGGCCTGGCTCTGGCTCCAGCGCATCGCGAGGACATTGAGGCCCGAGACCGCGACCAGCCAGCCGACCAGCCAGGTCGCCTGAGTCGCGCCCCACAGCGCCGCGCAGAAGAGCAAGGCGGCGGCGATGTTGGTCAAGGCGAGGAACGGCGCGAGCTGGCCGCGGGCAATCAGCTGCGCATCCTTGAGCGGCGAGCTTTCCGTCCCGCTGTCGCGGGCGAACCCTGCCGATTCGCCGTCCGGAAGGCGGGCGGCAATCATGCGCTTGTAGCGGTCGGGGGCCTCGTACATCGGTTCGGTCAGACTCCTGTCCGAGCCTGCTAGCCTCGCGAGGGTTTAGAGCGAGTTAAGAAGTCCCGCCCGAAAGCTGGTCGGGGTCGAGGCGCGGGCTTCCCGTCCCGGCCTGTTCCGCGGCCCTGATGGCCTCTGCGATCCTGATGTTCACGGGGGTCGGCACGCCGAGCGCCGCGCCCCTGCGGATGATCGCTCCCTGCAGTTCGTCGATCTCGGTCGGCCGGCGTTTCTCGAGGTCCTCCCACATCGAGGAGCGGGCGGTGCGGTCGATGCGGACCCCGCGCTTGCTCAGTTGGCGGAAGAGAAAGTTCGGCAGCCGGAGCATCCGCGGCATCCGCTGGACGGGCACCTTGCTCATGCTCCAGGGCGTGATCCCCGCGGCGCGAAAAACGGCGAGGGCTTCCTCTTGGGCGGCGGCGAACAAGCGACGCCAGCGCCGATCCCCGAGCTGCTCGGCCAGCGTCAGCCCGGACAAGGCATTGAGCGCATTGTTGAGATTGTAGAGGAGCTTGCCCGCCAGCACCGCGCCCATGTCGGGATGCTGGAGAAAATCGAGATGCGGCGCGGCGAGCGGCGGGGCGCCGGCCTCGACCACCACCGGCCCCGACGTCCCGCGATGAAACTGGCCGGGCCCGCGATGGAGCACGTTGAAGCTCACCATGCCTGCGAAGACCGGCCGGCCGGGAAGCGCCTTGCGCAGCAGTTCGGCGTTGGCGAGCCCGTTCTGCAGGCTGACGACCGCGGCCTCCGGCGGCGCATGCGCGGCGATCAGCGCGCCCATCTCGGCGGTCGCGCCGCTCTTCACGGTGACGAGGATGGTGCGAGCGCCAGCGAAGGCTAAGGCGGGGTCGGTGGCGAGGGTCACGACCGACGGGTCGACCCGTTCCGCCCAGCCCTCGAAGCTGGTGAGCGAAAGGCCTGCCGTCTCGACTTCCTCGGCGATCCGCGGGCGCGCAAGAAAGGTGACCTCGGCCCCGCCTTTCGCCAGCAAGCCGCCGACGAAACAGCCGATGCTCCCGGCGCCGGCGATGACGATCTTATGGCCCATTGGCCGTGTCGTGGCGGGGTCCCGGGCGGTTGACAAGTCGGGCTCCGGCCGGGATGAAGGCGCCCGTGAGCAAGCAGTGGCACCAGTGGTGGGGTCCCAAGGCGGCGGCGCGATGGCGCTGGCGGTGAACTGAACGCGTCACCACCAGTTTGAAGGCCAAGCGACCCGCCCCTCACGTGGCGGGTTTTTTCATGTCCCGGAAAGACCCATGAGCCCCACTGCCCAATATACCGCGATCATTCCCGCCGAGCCCCCGGTCGACACCGGCCCGGTCCCCAATCCGCTGCCGCGCCTGCTCGCAGGCGAGGACCTGAGCGCCGACGAGGCGCAGCATTTGTTCGAGCGGCTCGTGCTCGGCCGCCTCGAGCCGGGCGAGATCGGGGGCATGCTAATCGCGCTCCGGATGAAGGGCGAGACGCCCGAGGAGATGATCGGCGCCGCCCAGGCGCTGCTCGCCGCCGCTACCCCGTTCGAACGGCCGGGCGAACTGTTCGCCGATTGCTGCGGAACGGGCGGCGACGGGGCGGGGACGATCAACGTCTCGACCGCGGCCGGACTGGTCGCGGCCGCGGCGGGCCTTCCGATCGCCAAGCACGGCAATCGCTCGGTTTCGAGCCGGTGCGGTTCCGCCGATGTGCTGGAAGCCCTCGGGGCAAGGCTCGAGCTGACCCCCGACGAAGCGCGGCGCGTGCTCGACCAGACTGGCTTCACCTTCCTCTTCGCCCCCGCCTATCATCCAGGGATGAAGCATGCGGCGCTGGTCCGCCGGCAATTGAGCGTGCGGACGGTGATGAATCTCCTCGGCCCCTGCGTGAACCCGGCCAGGCCCCCGGTGCAATTGCTCGGCGTCGCCGATCCGCGGCTCCTCCGCCGGATCGCGCAGGTGCTCCAGGCCTTGGGAGTCAGCCAGGCCCTGGTCGTCCACGGCAGCGGGCTCGACGAGGTCGCACTCCACGCCGACACCCGCGCCATCCGGCTGGCGAACGGCGAACTCGAGGAGCTGGTCCTGACCCCCGAGGAAGTCGGATTCGAGCGGACCGCGCTCGTCGCGCTCGAAGGCGGCGATCCTGCGGTCAATGCCGCACGGTTGAAGGACCTGCTCGAGGGAAGCGGCTCACTCGCCGAGCAGCAGGCGGTGTCGCTCAATGCCGGCGCCCTGCTGTGGACCGCCGGCCTCGCCCCGGACTTCGCGGCGGGCTGCGTCAAGGCCTTGGACGTGCTTCGCTCGGGCGCGGCCGGCCGGACCCTCGCCGCCTTCGTCGAGGCCAGCCGTGGCTGACGTCCTCGCCGAGATTGTCGCGCACAAGCGGCAGGAAGTCGCAGCCCGGTTGCGCGGCTTCGACGCAAGCGGGATCGCGCCGACCACGCGCAGCCTTCGCGCCGCGCTGGCCCGGCCGGGCGCGCGCTTCATCATGGAAGTGAAGCGCGCCTCGCCCTCGGGCCATCGCTCGGTCCATTCGATCGAAACCGCAATTCGTGCTTATGCCGGGGTCGCCGACGGAGTCAGCGTGCTCACCGACGAGCGCTTCTTCGCGGGCTCCTTCGCCGCGCTGGAGACCGTCCGCGCGCGTTTCGACGGGCCGATCCTCGCCAAGGATTTCGTGGTCGTTCCCGCGCAGGTTGCCGAAGCCCGCCGGCACGGCGCCGACGCGGTGCTGTGCATGCTCTCGGTGCTCGGCGACGAGGAAGCGCAGGGCGTGATGGCCGAGGCGGCGAGGCTCGGCATGGACGTGCTGGTCGAGGTCCATGACGAGGCCGAGCTCGACCGCGCACTGGCGCTCGGTGCGACCCTTGTCGGGATCAACAACCGCGACCTCAAAACCCTCAAGACCGACCTTGCGGTGACCGAGCGGATGGCGGCGAAGGTGCCGGACTCGGTGACGCTGGTCAG
This region includes:
- the trpD gene encoding anthranilate phosphoribosyltransferase, which translates into the protein MSPTAQYTAIIPAEPPVDTGPVPNPLPRLLAGEDLSADEAQHLFERLVLGRLEPGEIGGMLIALRMKGETPEEMIGAAQALLAAATPFERPGELFADCCGTGGDGAGTINVSTAAGLVAAAAGLPIAKHGNRSVSSRCGSADVLEALGARLELTPDEARRVLDQTGFTFLFAPAYHPGMKHAALVRRQLSVRTVMNLLGPCVNPARPPVQLLGVADPRLLRRIAQVLQALGVSQALVVHGSGLDEVALHADTRAIRLANGELEELVLTPEEVGFERTALVALEGGDPAVNAARLKDLLEGSGSLAEQQAVSLNAGALLWTAGLAPDFAAGCVKALDVLRSGAAGRTLAAFVEASRG
- a CDS encoding putative bifunctional diguanylate cyclase/phosphodiesterase; amino-acid sequence: MYEAPDRYKRMIAARLPDGESAGFARDSGTESSPLKDAQLIARGQLAPFLALTNIAAALLFCAALWGATQATWLVGWLVAVSGLNVLAMRWSQSQAVTCVGRAGHSVPQWQMIADVVVRAAAWLSLPLYLFPQLDSGGQIIAGTLIAGVGIAGLGLVVIFACAVAWMSAFTAGLSGALLLMQSTVSFQQLLAMLFVLGVAIVGVLTVARWAAGQLKTNADMGSQSESASLLLQEYEQRGVGWLWQVDGENRVAYISSRMGALIGRPSNQILGHSLPALLGGHADLGRVLLDKQPFTNLEMELKTARGNRWISLSGDPIIDTAGRFEGFRGVGLDITDVRHTQERLTHLANVDVLSGLPNRGRVRQLLGEALRAATAGNVPCAIMFLDLDGFKPVNDTFGHPKGDAVLQAVAKRLCDEVASDGHVGRLGGDEFAIVIPDAQSRKKIEQLADRIIVAIGEPFLIDGTEIRIGVSVGCAFGPIDGATVDDLILKADLALYQAKDAGRGVVRYFSSELQSEQEDRVRLEADLRAALESRQFHLAFQPLVSAKNQKLIGFEALVRWNHPRRGFVPPNVFIPVAEECGLMGPLGEFIIEEACRAAASWPEPITVALNVSPKQIILPNLPNVVSQALARHRLPGNRIELEVTEGVFLDSSSRSLDILGRLRALGVGIALDDFGTGYSSIGYLNKAVFHKLKIDGSFVRDAGTRPGNVAIIKSIVQLAKDFRMSVTAEGVETAEDFERMRELGCDTIQGYLFGKPLSYERANQLVVGLGARKMAS
- a CDS encoding 2-dehydropantoate 2-reductase is translated as MGHKIVIAGAGSIGCFVGGLLAKGGAEVTFLARPRIAEEVETAGLSLTSFEGWAERVDPSVVTLATDPALAFAGARTILVTVKSGATAEMGALIAAHAPPEAAVVSLQNGLANAELLRKALPGRPVFAGMVSFNVLHRGPGQFHRGTSGPVVVEAGAPPLAAPHLDFLQHPDMGAVLAGKLLYNLNNALNALSGLTLAEQLGDRRWRRLFAAAQEEALAVFRAAGITPWSMSKVPVQRMPRMLRLPNFLFRQLSKRGVRIDRTARSSMWEDLEKRRPTEIDELQGAIIRRGAALGVPTPVNIRIAEAIRAAEQAGTGSPRLDPDQLSGGTS